CTTATTATCCTATGTTCTCTGACCTCTATCCATTTGATTAAGGTGTTAATTGAGGGAGACGAAAAAACATGAGGTTGAGGAATAAGATATGTTCACGAGGGAACGTAACAATGACTGACATTCTGTTACCGCTATTGTTTTGCCAGGATGTAGGTTTATGGTTAGAAGAAATAAATCTTGGCAGCTATCgtcaaattttcaaagaaaatggTGTTAATGGGGAGTATTTGGAGGGGATGTCCATGTTCACGACTGAACAGATTCTCCGGTTTATAAGAAGATGCCACATGAAATGGGGAGACTTCATAACGTTGTGTAAGGAGTTGAGGCGGATAAAAGGTTCCTATAATCTCTCTCTCTTGGCTCACTAATGAAACCATATCTCTTAGTTTGATAGCTTTCTTTGTCCGACTTTCCAGAAATATGATTACATTTtgttatatgttatttttaatcAGCTTTGATTGGTGACTCACTCGTGTTTTCTTTGTTTGTGAAAAAACCCCTTTGCAAAACTTGAAGTTGGGACTTATTCACTTGCCAATACGGTGTGATGGTTCCATGGCGCTATATTCCTCTACCTCGTTAGTTATATGTATTCTGTTTTGAATTCCTTGGATTTTGCACACACATTTTGTCATCTGGTCTTGATCGTCACGTCAAGCACTGTCGACATTCTCTAAAACTCTCTTACCTTACTAAGTACATCTAAACAGATT
This sequence is a window from Solanum dulcamara chromosome 10, daSolDulc1.2, whole genome shotgun sequence. Protein-coding genes within it:
- the LOC129871024 gene encoding uncharacterized protein LOC129871024, with the protein product MIISKEKPPEPLDFFIWTVEDVGLWLEEINLGSYRQIFKENGVNGEYLEGMSMFTTEQILRFIRRCHMKWGDFITLCKELRRIKVACLKGEQKFRRPWWAPSCLSVVFMKTAKRNRQCRVVSLKLEP